The nucleotide window TCATCTTCAAACGGACTGTAATAATGAGTTACTTTTTTTCCATCAGGTTTTTCAAAAGTGGAGTGCATTGTGATCGGGGAAAGTGTTTTTACTCTTATTTTATCTGAAGTAATTTTATCTTGCCTTAGAACACTGACTGATGAAATGTATGCATCATTACTGCCGAATCGTATTTTTTCAGATGTTATAAGATTTTGAGCAGATTGCTGAAGTATCCAGTCAACAGGAGATGCCACATAAAAGCTTACTTGTCCGTTTGGAAATGTAAGCCTTTTTTCTTTATGATTTGGAAATCCTCTTTCAATAATGTCGGAAAAAGTAAGCATTTTAAAAGAACGTTTTTCGTACTCGAAACCTTGATTGTGCAGCCACTCGGCGGCTTCTTTTTCCAGAAAATTGTATATCAATCCCTGCTGGACAGGGCTATGGGAAAATGGCAACACAATTTTGTCAGTACTTACAATTTCAAATTTTACCCGCATAATCACCCTATTGATTTAGTTCCAGTTACTTCGGTAGTTACGCTGTTTCAGGGAGGAGACCCCCGCCTCCTTAAAAAATACATCAATATAATTTTACCGGGTGGAATCAGCGGATGCAAGTGAAATGTATGAAAAAATATTATTAAAAGAATTTTGGAATTGGTTGAGTTGTGTATTGGTGATTTTGTTTAGTTGTGTATTAGTTGAGATGGTTTAATTGGTTGATTTTTTATAAAATGGTATGTTTAACGACTCCAGTTCTTTTAATAAAATATTTTCAACTTCTTTCAAGCAGTTTTTCAGCGTTTTACTCAGTGAATCTCCGATAGTCATTGATTCCGGAACGACGCTGATAAGTTTCAGATTTTCAGGAGAGACACCCCTGATATCGCACATGAGAAGCATTTCCTGGACGCCGATTTGATGAGGGGAGAGCTTGGCAGGCATTTTATTCAGCCTTATATCATCGTAGTCATAAATCAAAATTGTACCGGGTTTATCCTTTATCTCGACCACATCGATAATAAAAACATAGTCATAATTTTCAATAAAACCGGATGCAAGCATTCCCATTGTACCTGCATCCACCACATCAATATTTTCCGGGAAGTTGTATCTGCTCTGCAAATATCTTACAAAATGAACACCGAAGCCCTCATCTGAGAGGAGTGTGTTTCCGGCTCCGAATATGCTTATTTTCATAAAACTTTAACTTTTACAATATCTCCGCCATCCGGATCTACGGCATGAACGGCGCATGCAATACAGGGGTCATAAGAGTGTATAGTCCTTAGGATTTCCAGAGGTTTTTCTGTTTCAGCAAGTTGTGTATTGATAAGGGAGTTTTCATAGGGGCCCATTACTCCGTTTTCATCTCTCGGGGAGGCATTCCAGGTTGACGGAACAACGGCCTGATAATTTTCAATCTTTTTGTCCTTTATATGTATAAAGTGGCTCAGCATACCCCTCGGCGCCTCATGAAATCCGACTCCCTTGTATTCTCCCGAGGGAATTTCCGTAGGGTTGGCGTAATCGCTGTCGCCTGCTGCAATATTTTCTATCAGCTTGTCAAGGAAATGTTCGGCAGTCTCAGCTGAAAATTTAGCTCTGTATCCTCTGGCCAGTAATCTGCCCATGGTGGAGTTGTATTTGCTGTTGTCTATGGAGAGAGTTGAGTTGTAAAAATCAATCTCTCTTTTAATAAACTCATTGCCTGTGTGGTATCCGGCTAGAATCTGTGCTACCGGCCCTGTTTCTATCGCTTTTTCTTTAAATCTAGGCGCTTTGCACCATGTGTATTTTGAGTCATAGTCATACCCTGTAAACCGGGGATCTGAACTGCCATCCCATGGATGAAGCGGGGCAGGATTGTTATACCATGCAAACTCGGATGATTCGGTGATATTGTTAATAAGGTAATCGTCTGAATGATCCAGTATTCTGTGGTGAATATTCTGCTCACCGTTAAAAAAGATACCGCCCTGTATGAGAAATTCTTTGCTGTTTGTATCCAAAGGGTATTCCGGAACCGCAATATAATTACCGACGCTCCGTCCGATATCGAACCATTCTCTGTATCTGTTGGCAAGAAGAACAAGATCATTCATATATACTTTGTCTATGAACTTTTTGACTTCTCCCAGTTTTTTCCTGATAAGACTGAGACGCTCCACATTGAGAGTTGCCATATTGTCCATATTAACTGCAGTGGCAACTCCGCCCACAACAAGATTCTGGATATGAGGATTCTTGCCTCCAATTACAGCAACAGCCTGGGCTGCTTTTTTCTGGTAATCCAGTGCTGTAAGATAGTGTGAAAATAACAAAAGATTTTCTTCCGGACTGAGCTTCATCGCCTGATGTCCCCAGTAACCGGATGCGAAAATTCCCAGCCTGCCGCTGTCCACAAAGTGTTTCAGTTTTTCCTGAACATTCTTAAAATCATCGACGCCGTGTCCGCCGAAATCTGACATACTTTCTGCCAGCAGTGAGGTTTTTTTGGGATCAGCCTTCAGACATGATGTGATGTCCACCCAATCAAGTGCTGAGAGATGATAAAAATGAACTATATGATCCTGCATAGAATGCATGGCAATCATGAGATTTCTCAGATACTGCCCATTTAAAGGAACCTGGACATTCAACGCATTTTCAACGGAACGGATGGAGGCTATGGCGTGAACAGTTGTGCAGACACCGCAAAAACGCTGAGCATATGACCAGGCGTCTTCCGGTCTTTTGCCTTTTAATATTGTTTCTATGCCACGGAACATCTGCGCTGAAGACCAGGCGTTTGTAACCCTGTCATTGTCCACTTCAACATCGATTCTCAGATGCCCCTCTATTCTCGTGACCGGATCTATGGTAATTTTTTTAGACATTGCTTCCTCCTATTGCTTTGCTTTTGTGAACTGCCGGCAGTACCGGAAAAATCTTAACAAAAATGCTGTATAAAAGAATTTCAAAGGAAACGATTCCCACTGTTATCATGAACTCACCGAAAGCCGGGAAATAAGAAAATCCCACACCCGGATCAAAACCTATGATGTAAGTATTGAAGCGATACAGCCCGCCTCCAAGAACAATCAGAGAAGCGCTGATGAACAGCTTACGGGGAGAATTAAGGTTGTGTCCGGACATCAGTATTACTGAGCCTAAAATTATCAGAGCGGATTCTATGAGAAACATAACAGAATAGAAGTCGAAACTGAAAGCTTCCATCAGCTGGTTTCTTACAAAGAGGTCTGTAAATCTTATTGCAATCCACCCAAGAGCCAGAAATAGGGCTATTCTGCCGAGTCCCGCAAGTTGGCTGGTTTCGTAAGGTCTGCCAAATTTAAATGATGATGTGA belongs to Flexistipes sp. and includes:
- the cas6 gene encoding CRISPR-associated endoribonuclease Cas6; this encodes MRVKFEIVSTDKIVLPFSHSPVQQGLIYNFLEKEAAEWLHNQGFEYEKRSFKMLTFSDIIERGFPNHKEKRLTFPNGQVSFYVASPVDWILQQSAQNLITSEKIRFGSNDAYISSVSVLRQDKITSDKIRVKTLSPITMHSTFEKPDGKKVTHYYSPFEDDFQELLKINLQKKWQSLYREDCPYNHFSIKPMFATNRKEKIRYFKGTLIKGWTGMFEIEGDPQLLQFALDAGLGDRNSQGYGMVEMVVNQRRNS
- a CDS encoding HyaD/HybD family hydrogenase maturation endopeptidase, whose protein sequence is MKISIFGAGNTLLSDEGFGVHFVRYLQSRYNFPENIDVVDAGTMGMLASGFIENYDYVFIIDVVEIKDKPGTILIYDYDDIRLNKMPAKLSPHQIGVQEMLLMCDIRGVSPENLKLISVVPESMTIGDSLSKTLKNCLKEVENILLKELESLNIPFYKKSTN
- a CDS encoding nickel-dependent hydrogenase large subunit encodes the protein MSKKITIDPVTRIEGHLRIDVEVDNDRVTNAWSSAQMFRGIETILKGKRPEDAWSYAQRFCGVCTTVHAIASIRSVENALNVQVPLNGQYLRNLMIAMHSMQDHIVHFYHLSALDWVDITSCLKADPKKTSLLAESMSDFGGHGVDDFKNVQEKLKHFVDSGRLGIFASGYWGHQAMKLSPEENLLLFSHYLTALDYQKKAAQAVAVIGGKNPHIQNLVVGGVATAVNMDNMATLNVERLSLIRKKLGEVKKFIDKVYMNDLVLLANRYREWFDIGRSVGNYIAVPEYPLDTNSKEFLIQGGIFFNGEQNIHHRILDHSDDYLINNITESSEFAWYNNPAPLHPWDGSSDPRFTGYDYDSKYTWCKAPRFKEKAIETGPVAQILAGYHTGNEFIKREIDFYNSTLSIDNSKYNSTMGRLLARGYRAKFSAETAEHFLDKLIENIAAGDSDYANPTEIPSGEYKGVGFHEAPRGMLSHFIHIKDKKIENYQAVVPSTWNASPRDENGVMGPYENSLINTQLAETEKPLEILRTIHSYDPCIACAVHAVDPDGGDIVKVKVL